TTCACATTCCTAATCTTTGTCGTTCCAGAAAGGGAAGAAACGCCGGAGGAAGTCTAAAGGGACTAGCCAGGCAACAGCTGAAGGTGCTTCTGGAGAGAAGGTAAACTTGCTGTGCTGAGGGCAGCTCCTTTTAACCTCTCTTGTTCTGCTAGAAAACCTATCTATCATGGAATGCTTTCACCTGTGTTCTTCTGCAAATTTGACTTGCTAGCTTCCATTGTTGATTGTTTTCAAAAAGAATTGATGATATGTTCTAAGTTGATATGTGATTTACATGTTTCCACCAGTTGAGGGGAAACATTCCAAGTATCCCTAGGGTTGTGACAATTGATAAAATCCCATCTTAAGGGTTATTTTTAGTTTAACCCTCTGGCATTGGAAATGACCAATTTCTCTAGTTGTTTTGGTCTACTCTCCCTCTTTCTAGCTGTCTGTATGTGCAGCACTAACATAGTGGCAGTGAAAGTTTACTGCACTTGTTTCTTTTCTTAATCTTAGATTATATGATGACTGTTTGTGATTGGATGTTTCTGACTTCTTAGAATTATCTCTCTTGCAACACACTGTTTAAAGAATGAAATTGACAGTGTAATCTGTGAAGAACCATAAAGAACAAACCAACCGTAATGGTCAAACCATCTTTAAGACCAAAAATTTCAGTTTTAATAACAAGAGTGACTAGGCTGTAAGCTGTTATACCATTCATGGAAGAATGCCTGGCCATGGATAAGAATCTCATTCATTAGGAGTCTCCAAGGCCTTGGGCTTCAAACTTCTAAGTTAAAATAGTGATTTAATCTTGAGGTTCCTTGGAAGGGCATTCTGCTTCCAAGTGACTTGCACTAACAGTGTGACACCTCTTAGGTACCCTCTTATGTGTTGCTGGTAGTGGTTGGCTTGTGCATAGCTGAGACAGTGACAGCTGTAGCAAAGTATTATTCTGGTTGCCCATGGTTATTTGGTCATTTCTCAGCCTGAACAGCTCAATGGGATTGAAATAAATGTAAATAAGACTAGATGGCCTTTTATTCATTGTCACATTAACAAGGGATATTTGAGTGGTTTCCAAAAATGGCAATTTAGTACTAACATGTTTAATTTCGAACACTCACAAATTAAGAAGCTATACCTGGAAACCTATGCTCATATATTGGCATTATTCAAAACATTGACATTCATCTTTCTCAGTGTTCCTCCTAGAAGGCTGTATGTGGTGTAGTAAACTTTCACTGCCACTATGCTCATATAAATTTTATACAGAAAAGAAACAAGTATATTAGTGCTGCACATAGTATATACTGCATCTGTATGAAATTTTATAATAATATATGTTTGTATGTGGTGTACCCAAAAAACAAGTATATATGTCAAAATGGGCTCTTTTAGTTTTGGGGCCATAAATTTGTTTTTTTCTTTAAGTTTACATATTACCATATTTGAAGGGGAGGCTGGGAAAGGCtgtgtacaatagacccaaagtggtctgaCCCTTCCCTGGATTCTGTGCAAgccggagctacatgcaccgggcttccCTTTTTACAAATTACCATATTTAATGAAAATTTATAGACTGTACACATTTCTAGGTCTTCAAAGGGAAAATTTAATTTTAAAAAAAACTTTAGAAGATCTTTCTATTCTGTTCAATATACTGGTCTCCAAGGAGCCTGGGGGCCAAAAATTCGCACTGACTTTGGTGCTCAATCCTATATTGTATTTTCTTTGTGCTCTCTTTCTGTACTCCATAATTGCTGGTACTTTTTTTCTGGACATAGAGAACCACTAATATTTTGCTTCTAAGTGACAATTGCTTATCATGTTAAATTTCACAAAACAGTTATTTGTAATTAGCATTTAGTAGTACTTAGGACTTTCTGCAGCAGTTCTTTGTAATTAGTGTTTGTGTGTAGTACTTAAATTGTGGATGTGGTTTTATGAACAGAAAAAGAGGAAGAGTCGGAAACAAGCAGTTGAGGCTGAAAATgagaatgatgatgaagatgatgctggtCCTGCTGGGGACTCATCAATGGGAGAAAGTGATGAGGACTCCGAAGTGAAAGAAGAGACCAAGAGTGACGAAGAGCCTGAAGCGACACCAGTGAAGAAAAAGTCAACAGATGATAAACAAGGAAAGAAGGAAGCTGGATCCAAGGCAAAGGGAAAGGATGCATCAGCAAAGAAGACTCCTACTAAATCTGTAAAAAGGGTGTCAAAGCCAGATGTGGAGCCGGAGAGGAAAAAGGCTGCCAAGAAAacaccaaagaattcaacaaaggaAAGCAGTACACCTGTAGGCAAGGCCAAGAAGAAGGTTGCAAAACCGAAAAAGGATGTTGGAAAAGAGAGCCAAAACAACAGTAAGGCACGCAAGAAGCAAGGTGCCAAGGCATCTGGTGAAAATAAAGGTATGAGATCTTGTACCCATGCAGGAAATCCATGAATACAACTGTCTTACAACCATTTAATTTTATGCATTTTGGATCACCAGCAAGTTTATTTGCCTCATGAAAATACTGATCTGATGTGGATCATACTAAGCTTTGTTCACGTAGGACTATTAGAAGTCACATTCACAGTTCTTCTGAGAGCTACTTCCAGTTTGATGTGTTCATTTGCATTTTCTGAGTTCCATCTTATGAGATGCTGCCTAGAATGCTGCTATAACCAATGCTTCCATCTTGTCCAGGAAAAGGCAAGGTAGCCCCAACCACTAAACTGGAAGTAGCTTTGTTCACGTAGGACTATTAGAAGTCACATTCACAGTTCTTCTGAGAGCTACTTCCAGTTTGATGTCTTTATTTGCATTTTCTGAGTTCCATCTTATGAGATGCTGCCTAGAATGCTGCTATAACCAATGCTTCCATCTCGTCCAGGAAAAGGCAAGGTAGCCCCAACCACTAAACAGTTGCATGGTGTTGTTAGTAACATATTGAAAGAAGTGGACTTCAATACGGTATGCAGATGCAAATTGTTATGCTGTGTTCATGTTGCATTTCTGGTCTTCTATGATGCTGACCTGGCTACATTACTACCTTCATGCAGGCAACTTTGGCTGACATTCTCCGGAAATTAGGTATCCTTCTGTTGTCATTCTATGAAGTTTCATTGCAGTAGATTTCATTGAAGTTATGTTGAGCGCAATTGTCTGGTCTAATGAACGCACTGGCATTTTCTGTTACCTCAGGAGACCACTTTGACATGGACCTCATGGACAGGAAGTCGGAGGTGAAGCGCATCATAGAGGAAGTGATCAACAGCATGTCTGATGATGAAGGTgaggaagaaaatgaggaagaggatgcAGAAGAGAACGGCAAGAAGGAAGAAGATTCAAAGGAGGATCCTGATGAAGAGGAAGAGAAATAAGCCAGACGTGATCGGACTGAGCGATCTCCTGTATTTGTCAAGTGTTCTTGTTTGTTGCTGGGGCTGCTCTGGCCTGTACAATGGTGGCACCACAACAGCCGTTTTGGTGGTGGTCTAGGCAGGTGCTAGACTGTTTGTTAGCCATTTGATGTGATGGCCCTGCGTGCCTACCTGGTTGTTGTGCTTGACCCGTGGTGTTATTGACCTGTAGTCTCTTAGTTGCCGGTCATGTACAATAGCTGTTTGGTTATATGACTCTGTTCCTTTCTTAGGTAGCTAGCCCTGACTGTAATTTGCAGCATGCATACTTATCCGTGTTCTGTTCCTTGCATTTATCTGTGTAAAACAGTTGTATTCTTGTGGATTTCTTGCTTGCTGTCTGCATTTCATGGCTTTCTCACCATTTGACAATGCAATGCGTCTTTGGTTGATGTGTTGTGAATTATGAGCTACTCCCTTTGTTTCAAAGTtgagtattttggaatggagggagtagcattgTTTTTGCTGCGGCTATAGTATGCATTTTTGAAGTTAACAAGGGGTCTGGCTTTTTTTTTGTTTGAATGGGGAATGTGCCAAATTCATTCAGCTCAAATGCATAGCTCAAATTACAAAATCACGAAGATGAACTTGGGAGATTCTAGTAATAAAAAGGACAAGGGGTATGCCTGTGAGCTGAACCACCAGAGAAAACTGAAAATATTCGGAATCGTGGCACGAGGATGATTGGTTCtttctccgtaaactaatataagagtgtttagattactaaaatagtgatctaaatgctcttatattagtttacagagggagtactcagCAGCTCCTGGATGAGACGGTACAAAGAGTCAAGAATATTATGTACTTAAGGATAAATCTTATAGCAGATCAGAATCATGAGTATGTGCTGATTTCATAAGGGGCACATGTTGTCTTTCTCTTTTATTCAAATGAAAACACCAAGATTATTATTCTAACTGTTACACAATTAAGGTAGTGACTCATCTTTGTAGACTTTACCATGCCTAGACTGGTTTAGTAGGATCATGTGCAAAGCTTAAACTTTTAGAGTACTTTCATTTTCTatattgaactaaaaccatgacgagtaatttggaatggagggagtagattttTTAGTACTTCAGTTCAAACTTGTAACATACTATGCTTATATGACGTACCATTCATACCACAGAGACTATATTCAGGAATAATGATCATCATTATTTTTGTAATCATCCAGAAAAACAACAGTGTATTGTACAAAAGAAAATCACCAACAAACTAATAACATGAAAGATTGTATTTTGTGAGGTACCATATGTTTTTCCCACAAACAAAGCTTTTACTTGGCCAGTTATTATATTTGTTCTGTTCCTAAATAAAGGGACTATAATACTACATATAAATGCCTATTTGTTTAAAAAATTGTGGAATACGTTTCAATCTCAATGAGATATTATAGATGTTTGTTTCATTGGAGAAGATTGTGTTGTAGTATGTTCTTACCGCTACTCTTTATTATCTTTCCATATTTCCCATTTAATACAAGAACTGAATGGTGATGTTTTTTCTCTCCATATTTCCAACCACAGAAAAGATTGAGTTGCATCTTCTATGTTATACTCATGCTTTTACATTTGTTCATTCTCTATCTTAAAAATATGCCAATCTTCTGAAAAATATTATAGTTCTTGTGAGTAACATTTTATAAACACAGTTGTTCGCACCCCTTTTATGTGCCATGAATTTGCTATATTATGGTTTCTTCATATGTGGCACATGTGGTTCAAATGTGCGAGGGTAAACATGAGTGTGTATTTATGTTATGATTTATGCTAATGTAAAATGGGTTCTGCATATTTGGAAGATAAGAGaatatgacaaagctagatg
The Triticum dicoccoides isolate Atlit2015 ecotype Zavitan chromosome 3A, WEW_v2.0, whole genome shotgun sequence genome window above contains:
- the LOC119270150 gene encoding protein DEK-like isoform X2 — its product is MDADAEAEEHEEEAESEEEAQPLKKRGRRKRLPREPSTPATGRPSRERKTVERYSELTPRSTPAKKSAAILQGSGTKLKEIPNVFFKLSKRKVDDNLQSLHTLLFGRRSNAHFLKRNLSQFSGFVWTDNPEKQRNRIKEKLDKMNKEKLIDFCDILDVQAKQLKKEEVSAKLLEFLESPCITRDVVISDVKKGKKRRRKSKGTSQATAEGASGEKKKRKSRKQAVEAENENDDEDDAGPAGDSSMGESDEDSEVKEETKSDEEPEATPVKKKSTDDKQGKKEAGSKAKGKDASAKKTPTKSVKRVSKPDVEPERKKAAKKTPKNSTKESSTPVGKAKKKVAKPKKDVGKESQNNSKARKKQGAKASGENKGKGKVAPTTKLEVALFT
- the LOC119270150 gene encoding protein DEK-like isoform X1 translates to MDADAEAEEHEEEAESEEEAQPLKKRGRRKRLPREPSTPATGRPSRERKTVERYSELTPRSTPAKKSAAILQGSGTKLKEIPNVFFKLSKRKVDDNLQSLHTLLFGRRSNAHFLKRNLSQFSGFVWTDNPEKQRNRIKEKLDKMNKEKLIDFCDILDVQAKQLKKEEVSAKLLEFLESPCITRDVVISDVKKGKKRRRKSKGTSQATAEGASGEKKKRKSRKQAVEAENENDDEDDAGPAGDSSMGESDEDSEVKEETKSDEEPEATPVKKKSTDDKQGKKEAGSKAKGKDASAKKTPTKSVKRVSKPDVEPERKKAAKKTPKNSTKESSTPVGKAKKKVAKPKKDVGKESQNNSKARKKQGAKASGENKGKGKVAPTTKQLHGVVSNILKEVDFNTATLADILRKLGDHFDMDLMDRKSEVKRIIEEVINSMSDDEGEEENEEEDAEENGKKEEDSKEDPDEEEEK